The nucleotide window CAGTGCAACCGACCTTATACCCGGCATAACCACCACCGGACAACAAATATTCACCTACGACCGAACCACACAAACCACCACACTAATAACATCTGGAAGCTCAGGAATCGGTGGGAACCATGCCAGCACTTGGCCATCTATTAGTGGTGATGGAAACATCATAACCTTCCAATCATGGGCTACTGATCTTATACCCGGCATAACCACGGATAGTTATCAAATATTTGCTTACGACCGAACCACACAAACCACTACACTAATAACCACAGGAACATCCGGAACCGGAGGAAATAATTTATCTATTCGTCCGGTTATAAGTAACCAGGGAAATGTTATAACCTTTGAATCCAGAGCAACTGATCTTGTACCCAATCTAACCACCAACGGAGTACGCCAGATATTTGCCTTTATTCTCAGGGAGGATCCAGATGATGGTGACCACAACAGTGACCCAGAATCAGTTCCTGAAGTTCAGGCAACAACATTTGCAACTAAAACCATAGGAATGCAAAACACAGGAATACCACTTGTAGGAATAGTCTTAGCCTTCTTGATGGTAATTGGCGGATTTGTCAGCACCCGTAAAAAACAATAAGGGGGACACCATTGGCCGGACTGATTTTAGCTATCCTGATGATCTCAAGTGGTTTTGTTAGCAACAGGAAAAACAGATAAAGGGATTTATATCCCTTTTTCCCCTTTTTTATTTTTAAATTTCAATGAATCCATCTAATCCTACCAATCTTTTACAGGGATAAGAAAGTCTTAGGAGAATATTCTTATGGCCAATTTGATGAATTCAACTATTAATATCATTAAAATGAACAGTAAAAAGAGAACTGCGAATTTTATTGTCCGGGTATTGCTGGCTATAATCATATCCTCCTGATTGTTTGATATTCACTTAAATTAGATGGTTATACTTAATTTTAAATTTTACTTATTAATTTGATTGTAGATTGATTAAATTGGTTAGTCTAAGTGAAACAATAAGCACAGCACACAGTCAGAGTATTAAAACTAGTAAGATCCTTTTAAACTCCAAGTTCTTTGAAAGTAATGGTAAACTGAGTTCCCTGGCTGTTTTCAAGTTTTAATTTTCCATTTAACTGGCTGGTTAAACTGGTTACCAGTTGCATACCCAAAGAATTGGTTTTAGTATAATCCAGGTCCGGTGGAAATCCTATTCCATCATCACTCACCTTTAAAACAAATTCATCTTCTTCTTTCCCGAAGGATATAGAAATTTTGCCTCCCCTGTCGCCGGGAAATGCGTGCTTCATGGAATTGGTGACTAACTCATTCAGGATTAAACCCAGGGGAATGGCGGAGTTGATATCAATATTCACTTCCTGGATGTTCAGTTCGAGGTCAATTCTACTGGGGTCCTTAACATAGGTGCGGTACAGGTCATTGGCCAGGGTGGTTATGTACTCCTTGAAGTCAATATTTTTAAGATCAGTGGATCTATACAGGCGTTCATGGATTAAAGCCATGGATTTAGCCCGGTTCTGGCTTTCTTTGAAGATTTCTTTAGATTCTTCATCTTTTAAGTAACTTGACTGGAGATTTAGGAGGCTGGAGATGATCATTAAATTGTTTTTAACCCGGTGGTGTACCTCCTTTATGAGCATTTCTTTCTGCTGGTTTAGCTGTTCAAGTTGAATATTCTTTTTAGTTAGCTCCCGCTGGGCATTGGTGAGATCGTTATTGAGCCGACCCAGTTCTTCATAAATCTTGGCTTCTTTAGCTTCCTGCTCCCGGAAGTGGGTGGTGAAATATTTCATAACCCCCCGGAGAGCACTGGTTTGTTCATGGTTAACCTGGGTTAGGTGTTCCATGAAATGAAAAGTGTCATCGGCAGATTTTGCCCCAAAAATCAAGATATACTGGTTAACTAAGAACCCGGAGACGTGTAAAACCATCAATTCATCTTCTAATTTTAATGTAAATTCCCAGTCGTAAACCGCGTCTTGGTTTTTTATTTTTTCAATAAAATCCTGTGCCTTTTCCTGGCTCCCCTCATCCCCGATTTTCAGGAAAGGTTCTCCTATTTTAAAAGATCCTAATCCCAGGTTATCATAGAAAATTTCAATGATTTTCCCATTGTAATCGCAGGCCAGGCCAAATGATTCCACTGCACTATCTACCATGAGCTTTCCCCCTTTATTAAAAAATGAGTTTCCGTGGACATAGCTTTCCACTATCCTATGATGAAATTATTTCATCGGCCAGGTTTATGGCCTCTACCGCGTTATGGGAGTATCCGTCTGCACCTATTTTTTTCCATAGTTTTGGTGCCAGGAGAAAGGGTCTGCCCCCTACCATTATCTTAATTTCTGATATATCCTGCGTGTTTCTGATTAATTTTATTAAATCCATCAACGTCCTCAGGTTGGAATGGATAGATACTGACAGAGCAACCAAATCTGGTTTTATATCGATGATGGTTTGCAGGATACTTTCATTGGGCGTGTTGGCCCCCAAGTAGTAGGTATCCCATCCTTCCATTTCAAATAGGTCCGCTACCATTCTTAACCCCATTTCGTGCATCTCCCCTGCAGCACACGCTGCCACCATCTGGTGGCCATTTTTTTGGGTGGAAAATATATGGGGATAAAGCTGGGACATGACCCTCTGGGTGGCTGCCGTGCAGAAGTGTTCTTGGGCCACAGTTATTTGATTGGTTTGCCACAGGCGACCTATCTCGTGCTGAGATGCCTCAAAAACATTCATATAAATATCTTTAATAGATGTACCTTCTTCCACTGCTTTCATTATCATATCACTGGCTTCATTTCTCCTGAGATTTAAAAGGGCATCCATATAATTTTTAGCCAGCGAAAAAAATTCACCAGATTCCTCTTCTAATTGATTCATGCCTTTCCCCCTATTAGATATTAGTATATAGTTTTTGATCCTATTTGTTTTTATGGGAATGTTCCTTTTAGGCCCTGGTGTGGCTCCTTAAACCTACAGAAGATTAGATCAGGAAGATACCATGTTCCTTTTGAAGACTTTAATGAGAAATATTTATTAGTTATGCTGTTTTAAGATGTATTAAGCTGAATAAAGTTATATGGTGGTTTTACAATGATTCAAATTAAAAGAGCCTATGATGAAGTGAGCAGGGATGATGGTTTCCGTATTCTGGTAGATCGTCTGTGGCCCCGGGGACTGAGCAAGGAAAAATTAAAAATAGACCTATGGCTTAAAGAGATAGCACCCTCCCCTGAACTTCGCAAATCATTCAGGCACGATCCTGATAAATGGGATTGGTTCCGGACCAGTTATCTGGAAGAGTTAAATGAAAAATCCGAATTAATATCCAGTGTTAAAAAATTGGAACAGGAAAAAGGAAAAATTACCCTGGTTTATGCTGCCAAGGATGAAAAACATAACAACGCCGTGGTTCTCCAGGAACTAGTTAAATAGTAAAACGCACCTCAGGATGTCCAAGATCTTAGGGAAAATTAAAATGCTCGTTATTCACTCGCTATTTACTGCTATAATCCAGTTATTAGGCAAATTTATCCATGTGTTCATCCCGGTAGTCATTTTGGATTAGAGGTTTCATGGCCTCGATCATGCTGCCCATGATCAGGAAGAAATTCTCATCCTTCTCCCTCAAAGCATCCATTAATGACCTTTCTACACTTTTCCGTGAACTTATATCCGTGAGAATGGAAATTGCACCTAAATAGTTCCCATCTGGTTTGAATAAAGGGGTGGATGAAACCAGGACATGTAAATAGATACCCTGCTTGTTCTGTAATTTTAATTCATAGGCATTGCTACTGCCACTTTCCTTCTGGTTCAGATGGTATCTGATCAATTTCTGACCATCACGGTCCGTGAAGTGGGAAATATCCTTTTGTAGCATTTCTGATACTTTATAACCCAGCAGGCTAGCAATGGATTGGTTAACATAGGTTAATTTGTTATGGGAATCCATTAAGAAAACACCAGACTGGGCTTTTTCTACCATTAACCGGTATTTTTCTTCACTTTCCCTTAATTTACGTTCAATATTCTTGCGTTCCATTGCATACTGGATGGATTTAACCAGTAACTGACTTTCAATCTGCCCTTTTACCAGATAATCCTGAGCACCTTTACTCACTGCTTTAATAGCTAATTCTTCATCAGCAAGTCCGGTTAATATGATTATGGGTGTTTTTGGGGCTTTTTTATTGGTGGTGATGAAGGTGTGGATACCGTGACTATCCTGGAGATGAAGATCGAGCAACAGAACATCCACCTCTTCTTTATCCAGTAGGGTTAATCCCCCTTGGAGATTATCTGCATGGAGAAAATGGAAATGGATACTCTGCACATCCTTAAGCATCTCCCTTATCAGAACCATATCTCCGGGATTATCTTCAATTAGCAGGAGGTTGATGGGATTTTCATACATGATAGTCACCGTGGAGTTCAATCTATTCCTTTAATAAATTAATTAACATCTAATTGTGGGCAATACTAATACTATGAAAGGCGTCATTAATTAA belongs to Methanobacterium formicicum and includes:
- a CDS encoding sensor histidine kinase, translating into MVDSAVESFGLACDYNGKIIEIFYDNLGLGSFKIGEPFLKIGDEGSQEKAQDFIEKIKNQDAVYDWEFTLKLEDELMVLHVSGFLVNQYILIFGAKSADDTFHFMEHLTQVNHEQTSALRGVMKYFTTHFREQEAKEAKIYEELGRLNNDLTNAQRELTKKNIQLEQLNQQKEMLIKEVHHRVKNNLMIISSLLNLQSSYLKDEESKEIFKESQNRAKSMALIHERLYRSTDLKNIDFKEYITTLANDLYRTYVKDPSRIDLELNIQEVNIDINSAIPLGLILNELVTNSMKHAFPGDRGGKISISFGKEEDEFVLKVSDDGIGFPPDLDYTKTNSLGMQLVTSLTSQLNGKLKLENSQGTQFTITFKELGV
- a CDS encoding cobalamin B12-binding domain-containing protein, which produces MNQLEEESGEFFSLAKNYMDALLNLRRNEASDMIMKAVEEGTSIKDIYMNVFEASQHEIGRLWQTNQITVAQEHFCTAATQRVMSQLYPHIFSTQKNGHQMVAACAAGEMHEMGLRMVADLFEMEGWDTYYLGANTPNESILQTIIDIKPDLVALSVSIHSNLRTLMDLIKLIRNTQDISEIKIMVGGRPFLLAPKLWKKIGADGYSHNAVEAINLADEIISS
- a CDS encoding DUF488 domain-containing protein, producing MIQIKRAYDEVSRDDGFRILVDRLWPRGLSKEKLKIDLWLKEIAPSPELRKSFRHDPDKWDWFRTSYLEELNEKSELISSVKKLEQEKGKITLVYAAKDEKHNNAVVLQELVK
- a CDS encoding PAS domain-containing response regulator, whose protein sequence is MYENPINLLLIEDNPGDMVLIREMLKDVQSIHFHFLHADNLQGGLTLLDKEEVDVLLLDLHLQDSHGIHTFITTNKKAPKTPIIILTGLADEELAIKAVSKGAQDYLVKGQIESQLLVKSIQYAMERKNIERKLRESEEKYRLMVEKAQSGVFLMDSHNKLTYVNQSIASLLGYKVSEMLQKDISHFTDRDGQKLIRYHLNQKESGSSNAYELKLQNKQGIYLHVLVSSTPLFKPDGNYLGAISILTDISSRKSVERSLMDALREKDENFFLIMGSMIEAMKPLIQNDYRDEHMDKFA